In a single window of the Flavobacterium sp. W4I14 genome:
- a CDS encoding hypothetical protein (product_source=Hypo-rule applied; pfam=PF01145; smart=SM00244; superfamily=117892) yields MKRVTINTNYVGLVFKKGKLKNVLTAGTYWLGFGEDMTLYDMAKEYYYTVAELDILLENTDFVNLIHLVSVADNELALVYQNKNFKNVLTAGRHAIWKGLSTYDFIKVDISNIKIDETIDKNLLEKAPLMNYIRAYKVESFEKALLFIDGKFENILEAGNYVYWKNSTAVQVLKTDMRQLNMEIIGQEILTKDKAQLRVNFSIQYKVDDIIKALLENKEFEKQLYITMQLALRECIGLMTFDELMESKEKIAEMVMAITLDKVENLGVKLTNCGVKDIVLPGDVKEIMNQVLVAEKRAQANIITRREETASTRSLLNTAKLMEDNAMLYKLKEMEYVEKIAEKINNISLSGSGQIVDQLKQIFVK; encoded by the coding sequence ATGAAAAGAGTAACAATTAACACCAATTATGTTGGATTGGTGTTTAAAAAAGGAAAATTAAAAAACGTTTTAACAGCTGGAACTTACTGGTTAGGTTTCGGTGAAGACATGACTTTGTATGATATGGCAAAAGAGTACTATTACACAGTTGCCGAATTGGATATCTTATTGGAAAACACAGATTTTGTGAATTTGATTCACTTGGTAAGTGTTGCCGATAATGAATTGGCCTTGGTTTATCAAAACAAAAATTTCAAGAACGTTTTAACGGCTGGCAGACATGCCATCTGGAAAGGTTTGTCGACATATGACTTTATTAAGGTAGATATCAGTAACATCAAAATTGATGAAACCATTGATAAAAATTTGTTGGAGAAAGCACCATTAATGAATTACATCAGGGCTTATAAAGTAGAATCTTTCGAAAAAGCTTTGTTATTTATCGATGGTAAATTTGAAAACATATTGGAAGCAGGAAACTATGTTTACTGGAAAAACAGCACTGCTGTTCAAGTTTTGAAAACCGATATGAGGCAATTGAATATGGAGATTATCGGACAGGAAATCTTAACCAAAGATAAAGCGCAATTGAGGGTAAATTTCAGCATTCAATATAAAGTTGATGACATCATCAAGGCCTTATTGGAGAACAAAGAATTTGAAAAACAATTGTACATCACCATGCAATTGGCATTAAGAGAATGTATTGGCTTAATGACTTTCGACGAATTGATGGAAAGCAAAGAAAAAATTGCCGAAATGGTAATGGCCATCACCTTGGATAAGGTTGAAAACTTGGGTGTAAAATTAACCAACTGCGGTGTTAAAGACATCGTTTTACCTGGTGACGTTAAAGAAATTATGAACCAGGTTTTAGTTGCCGAAAAAAGAGCACAAGCCAATATCATTACCCGGAGAGAAGAAACGGCCTCAACCAGAAGTTTGTTGAACACCGCCAAATTGATGGAAGACAACGCGATGTTGTATAAGTTGAAAGAGATGGAATATGTGGAGAAAATCGCAGAAAAAATCAACAACATCAGCTTATCCGGCAGTGGACAAATTGTAGATCAATTGAAACAAATCTTCGTAAAATAA
- a CDS encoding hypothetical protein (product_source=Hypo-rule applied; cleavage_site_network=SignalP-noTM) encodes MKIYLVPLIFLFMAKIAVAQKEPITQEESNPVSKTSFNGKECYVLVVQLVDPKDVMSVNLTGVGPEDMLKSSGVKSMDVDVSLKEGAEVMNMTTFFEYYKVPVSNQEIIKVNSKLLKVRENFLASKTMISKVTFGTDQRGQLFTNIVTVNSKRK; translated from the coding sequence ATGAAAATTTATCTGGTTCCCCTGATTTTTTTGTTTATGGCAAAAATCGCTGTTGCACAAAAAGAGCCAATCACCCAGGAAGAGTCTAACCCAGTATCAAAAACTTCATTTAATGGGAAGGAGTGTTATGTTTTGGTCGTTCAGCTTGTTGATCCAAAGGATGTTATGTCGGTAAATTTAACAGGTGTAGGCCCAGAAGACATGCTAAAGTCAAGCGGCGTTAAATCGATGGACGTAGATGTTTCTTTAAAAGAAGGTGCTGAAGTAATGAATATGACTACCTTCTTTGAATATTATAAAGTTCCGGTTTCGAATCAGGAAATAATCAAAGTTAACAGCAAGCTTTTAAAAGTAAGAGAGAATTTCCTGGCAAGTAAAACAATGATAAGTAAGGTCACTTTTGGTACAGATCAACGAGGACAATTGTTTACCAATATTGTAACGGTAAATAGCAAAAGGAAGTGA
- a CDS encoding putative DNA-binding transcriptional regulator YafY (product_source=COG2378; cath_funfam=3.40.50.300; cog=COG2378; pfam=PF13280) produces the protein MAVNKLALIRYKTIDDCLKNRYRKWTLEDLIEKVSATLYELEGITTGVSKRTIQADIQLMRSDKLGYNAPIVVKDKRFYAYEDAGFSITKAPINNADVDKMKEIVGVLKQFNAFNYFDEMSDMIARLENNLYKSTKQSGNNIQLESNKLVKGLECIPPLYQAVLNKRSLLIEYKSFKAQQSQQGIYYPYLLKEYRNRWFLICKAKKRPGILNLALDRIVEFQELPNEEFVSYRGVDFDRYYEDLIGVTKNERDRAQKVILEFTNDHAPYVVTKPMHQSQVILSKNEKTTTFRIDVVLNYELEREILGFGECVKVLSPRLLISKIKRRLEQTFSQYETKEEMDINIEF, from the coding sequence ATGGCAGTAAATAAATTGGCGCTCATCCGGTATAAAACCATCGACGATTGTTTGAAGAACCGTTACCGTAAATGGACATTAGAGGATCTTATCGAAAAGGTATCGGCAACCCTGTACGAGCTCGAAGGGATTACCACTGGGGTAAGCAAACGGACCATTCAGGCAGATATCCAGCTCATGCGGAGTGATAAGCTTGGCTACAATGCGCCGATTGTGGTGAAAGATAAACGCTTTTATGCCTACGAAGATGCTGGTTTTAGCATTACCAAAGCACCGATCAATAACGCTGATGTAGATAAAATGAAAGAAATTGTAGGTGTACTGAAACAATTTAATGCCTTCAATTATTTCGACGAAATGAGCGATATGATTGCCCGTTTAGAAAATAACCTCTACAAATCGACCAAACAGAGTGGCAATAATATTCAATTGGAAAGTAATAAGCTGGTTAAAGGTTTAGAATGTATTCCGCCCTTGTATCAAGCGGTTTTAAACAAACGATCTTTATTAATAGAATATAAATCTTTCAAGGCGCAACAATCACAACAGGGAATTTACTATCCGTATCTGTTAAAAGAATACCGCAACAGATGGTTTTTGATCTGTAAAGCGAAAAAGCGACCAGGGATCTTAAATTTGGCATTGGATAGGATCGTAGAATTTCAGGAATTGCCTAACGAAGAATTTGTAAGTTATCGAGGAGTAGATTTCGATCGGTATTATGAAGATCTAATCGGTGTAACGAAAAACGAACGTGACCGTGCACAAAAAGTAATCCTCGAATTTACCAACGATCATGCGCCCTACGTCGTAACGAAACCGATGCATCAATCGCAGGTAATATTAAGTAAGAACGAGAAAACAACAACTTTTAGGATCGATGTCGTATTAAATTATGAACTGGAGCGCGAAATTTTAGGCTTTGGAGAATGCGTAAAGGTACTTTCTCCACGCTTATTGATCTCAAAAATCAAAAGACGCCTGGAGCAAACTTTTAGTCAATACGAAACTAAGGAGGAGATGGATATAAATATTGAATTTTGA
- a CDS encoding argininosuccinate lyase (product_source=KO:K01755; cath_funfam=1.10.275.10,1.10.40.30,1.20.200.10; cog=COG0165; ko=KO:K01755; pfam=PF00206; superfamily=48557; tigrfam=TIGR00838): MKIWQKNIDVNQFVERFTVGKDRELDLQMAKFDVLGSLAHTQMLETINLLSTEELKTVQQELKNIYAEIEAGNFTIEDSVEDVHSQVEWLLTQRIGEAGKKIHSGRSRNDQVLVDLKLFFRACIEDMVNQTSTLFNQLIELSNTHKDKLMPGYTHLQIAMPSSFGLWFGAYAESLADDMELMLAAWKICNKNPLGSAAGYGSSFPLNRTLTTNLLGFESLNYNVVYAQMGRGKTERILAQAMSAVAATLAKMAMDVCLFINQNFGFISFPAELTTGSSIMPHKKNPDVFELIRSRCNKIQALPNEIAMMITNLPSGYHRDLQLLKENLFPAITSLNECLEIATFMFQNITIKDDILKDKKYDYLFSVEVVNDLALQGVPFREAYKIVGEQIENGSFAPSGQIHHTHEGSIGNLCNEQISAAMQGVLSQFGFGKVNKAIEDLVK, translated from the coding sequence ATGAAAATCTGGCAAAAAAATATAGATGTAAATCAGTTCGTAGAACGTTTTACGGTTGGTAAAGACCGGGAACTGGATCTGCAAATGGCAAAGTTTGATGTATTGGGTTCTTTGGCGCATACCCAGATGTTAGAAACCATTAATTTGCTATCCACTGAAGAACTGAAAACGGTTCAGCAGGAGTTGAAAAATATTTACGCTGAAATTGAAGCTGGAAATTTCACCATTGAAGACAGTGTAGAAGATGTACACTCGCAGGTAGAGTGGTTGCTTACACAGCGTATTGGCGAAGCAGGTAAGAAAATCCATAGTGGCCGGTCTCGTAATGATCAGGTGCTGGTTGATTTGAAACTGTTCTTTAGGGCTTGCATCGAAGATATGGTTAATCAAACTTCGACCTTATTTAACCAGTTAATTGAGCTGAGCAATACACACAAAGATAAATTGATGCCAGGCTATACACATTTGCAGATTGCCATGCCATCGTCTTTTGGCTTGTGGTTTGGTGCTTATGCCGAAAGCCTGGCAGATGATATGGAATTGATGTTGGCTGCATGGAAAATCTGTAATAAAAATCCATTAGGCTCTGCTGCTGGTTATGGTTCTTCATTCCCTTTAAACAGAACTTTAACAACCAATTTACTTGGCTTTGAAAGTCTAAACTATAATGTAGTTTACGCACAGATGGGCAGAGGTAAAACCGAAAGGATTTTAGCACAGGCGATGTCAGCCGTAGCAGCAACTTTAGCTAAAATGGCTATGGATGTTTGTTTATTTATTAATCAGAATTTCGGATTTATTAGTTTTCCGGCAGAGCTTACCACAGGTTCGAGCATTATGCCACACAAAAAAAACCCTGATGTTTTTGAACTGATCCGCTCACGCTGCAATAAAATTCAGGCTTTACCGAATGAAATAGCCATGATGATTACCAATTTGCCATCAGGTTATCACCGCGATTTACAATTGCTAAAGGAAAACCTTTTCCCAGCAATTACCTCGTTAAACGAATGTTTGGAGATCGCTACTTTTATGTTCCAGAACATCACGATAAAGGATGATATTTTGAAAGATAAGAAATACGATTACCTGTTTAGTGTTGAGGTAGTAAACGATCTGGCACTACAGGGTGTCCCATTTAGAGAGGCCTATAAAATTGTTGGCGAACAGATAGAAAATGGTAGTTTTGCACCATCTGGCCAAATACATCATACACATGAAGGGAGCATCGGCAACCTTTGTAATGAACAGATCTCTGCAGCAATGCAGGGGGTACTGTCTCAGTTTGGATTCGGAAAAGTGAATAAAGCAATAGAGGATTTAGTTAAATAA
- a CDS encoding peptide chain release factor 3 (product_source=KO:K02837; cath_funfam=2.40.30.10,3.30.70.870,3.40.50.300; cog=COG4108; ko=KO:K02837; pfam=PF00009,PF16658; superfamily=50447,52540,54980; tigrfam=TIGR00503), protein MLNPEIEKRKTFAIISHPDAGKTTLTEKFLLFGGAINTAGAVKRNKANQSNTSDFMEIEKQRGISVATSVMGFEYSGKRINILDTPGHKDFAEDTYRTLSAVDSVILVVDCVKGVEEQTEKLMSVCRMRNTPVIIFINKMDREGKEAYDLLDEIEEKLNISLCPLSWPIGQGHTFKGVYSIYNKHLNLFNSDKTKVTDSVVAASDLNDPSLLNYLKENEINTLKDDVELVDGIYGKIDKDLYTDGLVAPVFFGSAINNFGIKELLDTFIDIAPSPRHREAEERDVLVEEKNFSGFVFKIHANLDPKHRDRIAFLRICSGKFERNKFYYHTRQDKKLKFSNPMDFMANEKSIVEEAWPGDVVGLYDSGNFKIGDTLTEGEKLQFKGIPSFSPSIFKEVENMDPMRTKQLEKGIEQLTDEGVAQLFVMQPGNRKVIGAVGELQFEVINFRLEHEYGAKCRFRTLSYTRSSWVTSTDRKKLDEFVKRKQQHIGFDKEANPVYLADSEYMINLTKQDYPDIDFHKTSEFKS, encoded by the coding sequence ATGCTTAACCCTGAAATAGAAAAACGTAAAACCTTTGCCATTATTAGTCACCCCGATGCAGGCAAAACCACATTGACAGAAAAATTTCTACTTTTTGGTGGTGCTATTAATACTGCTGGTGCGGTAAAAAGGAACAAAGCCAACCAGAGTAATACCTCCGATTTTATGGAAATCGAAAAGCAGCGTGGTATCTCGGTTGCGACATCAGTAATGGGTTTCGAATATAGTGGTAAACGCATCAATATTCTCGATACACCAGGTCATAAAGATTTCGCGGAAGATACTTACAGAACTTTATCGGCGGTTGATAGTGTTATTTTGGTGGTAGACTGTGTAAAGGGTGTGGAGGAACAGACCGAAAAACTGATGTCGGTTTGCCGTATGCGTAACACCCCGGTGATTATCTTCATCAACAAAATGGACCGTGAAGGTAAAGAGGCTTACGATTTATTGGATGAAATTGAAGAAAAATTAAATATTAGCCTTTGTCCGCTTTCCTGGCCTATCGGACAGGGACATACTTTTAAAGGTGTTTACAGCATTTACAACAAACATTTAAATTTATTCAATTCGGATAAAACCAAAGTAACCGATTCGGTTGTGGCGGCAAGTGATTTAAATGATCCTTCTTTATTAAATTACCTAAAAGAAAACGAAATCAACACCCTAAAAGATGATGTCGAATTGGTTGACGGTATCTACGGTAAGATAGATAAGGATTTATATACCGATGGTCTGGTTGCACCAGTGTTTTTTGGCAGTGCGATTAACAACTTCGGGATAAAAGAGCTTTTAGATACGTTTATTGATATCGCCCCAAGCCCTCGTCACCGTGAAGCAGAAGAACGTGATGTACTGGTTGAAGAGAAAAATTTCAGTGGCTTTGTATTTAAGATCCACGCCAATTTAGATCCAAAACACCGCGACAGGATTGCCTTTTTAAGGATCTGTTCTGGCAAGTTTGAACGCAATAAATTTTATTACCACACCCGTCAGGATAAGAAACTGAAATTCTCCAACCCGATGGACTTTATGGCTAATGAAAAAAGTATTGTTGAAGAGGCATGGCCAGGTGATGTGGTGGGCTTATACGATAGCGGTAACTTTAAAATCGGCGATACCTTAACCGAAGGTGAAAAATTGCAGTTTAAAGGCATCCCTAGTTTCTCTCCATCCATCTTTAAAGAGGTAGAAAATATGGATCCAATGCGTACCAAACAATTGGAAAAAGGCATTGAACAGTTAACCGATGAAGGAGTTGCACAGTTATTTGTTATGCAGCCTGGAAATAGGAAAGTAATCGGTGCGGTTGGTGAACTTCAGTTTGAGGTAATCAACTTTAGGTTAGAGCACGAATATGGTGCAAAATGTCGTTTTCGTACCTTGAGTTATACCCGTTCGAGCTGGGTAACTTCTACCGATAGAAAAAAACTGGATGAATTTGTAAAACGTAAACAACAGCACATCGGTTTTGATAAAGAGGCCAATCCTGTTTATCTGGCCGATAGTGAATACATGATTAATTTAACAAAACAGGATTATCCTGATATCGACTTCCATAAAACAAGCGAGTTTAAAAGCTAG
- a CDS encoding tRNA-splicing ligase RtcB (product_source=KO:K14415; cog=COG1690; ko=KO:K14415; pfam=PF01139; superfamily=103365), with translation MNNNITGKDLIEIGYSEGKIVGLALDILKENFADIEEKELLALFKKVKDYPESFLDDEVLSVLATAVIEEANPKSDGTIELINNARDYSIFGADYIEEGARNQMDIAMKLPVSVAGALMPDAHQGYGLPIGGVLATRNAIIPYGVGVDIGCRMALSIFDIPEKHYFGKDAMYKRELIAFTKFGAGQNFKGNEKADHDVLENEAFNATPFLKNLHGKAWAQLGTSGGGNHFVEWGIIDFAERDEILNIDKGRYVALLTHSGSRGFGATIAGHYTKLAKDICKLPKEAANLAYLDLNSAEGQEYWIAMNLAGDYASACHEVIHKRLTKAIGAKVLAKVENHHNFAWKEMLDGEEVIVHRKGATPAGKGVMGIIPGSMTAPGFLVRGKGEMSAINSASHGAGRQMSRTKAIQSITKSEMKAILKDHNVTLIGAGLDEAPMAYKDINKVMAAQTELVDVVAKFEPKMVRMADDGSRED, from the coding sequence ATGAACAACAACATAACAGGAAAAGACCTAATCGAAATAGGTTATTCCGAAGGAAAAATAGTAGGCTTGGCTTTAGATATCCTGAAAGAAAATTTTGCGGATATTGAGGAAAAAGAATTACTGGCCTTATTTAAAAAAGTAAAAGATTATCCGGAAAGTTTTTTGGATGACGAGGTATTAAGTGTATTGGCAACGGCAGTGATCGAGGAAGCTAATCCAAAATCTGACGGCACCATTGAACTGATCAACAATGCCAGAGATTATTCAATTTTCGGTGCCGATTATATAGAAGAAGGTGCCAGAAATCAAATGGATATTGCCATGAAACTACCAGTTTCGGTTGCAGGTGCATTAATGCCCGACGCCCACCAAGGATATGGCTTGCCGATTGGTGGTGTTTTGGCGACCAGAAATGCAATTATTCCTTATGGTGTAGGTGTAGATATCGGTTGTAGAATGGCTTTAAGTATTTTCGATATTCCGGAGAAACATTATTTCGGGAAAGATGCAATGTACAAACGTGAATTAATTGCTTTCACCAAATTTGGTGCAGGACAAAATTTTAAAGGCAATGAAAAAGCCGACCATGATGTTTTAGAAAACGAAGCATTTAATGCTACTCCTTTTCTTAAAAATTTACATGGAAAGGCTTGGGCACAATTGGGAACCTCGGGTGGTGGAAATCACTTTGTGGAATGGGGGATTATTGATTTTGCCGAACGCGATGAGATTTTAAATATTGATAAAGGACGTTATGTAGCATTGTTGACCCATTCGGGTTCCCGTGGTTTTGGCGCAACCATTGCTGGTCATTACACCAAACTGGCTAAAGATATCTGTAAACTCCCTAAAGAGGCTGCAAACCTGGCTTATTTGGACCTAAATTCTGCCGAAGGGCAAGAGTATTGGATAGCCATGAACTTAGCTGGTGATTATGCTTCAGCCTGTCATGAGGTAATCCATAAAAGATTAACCAAGGCGATTGGCGCTAAAGTTTTAGCCAAGGTAGAAAACCACCATAATTTTGCATGGAAAGAAATGCTTGATGGAGAAGAAGTAATTGTCCACCGAAAAGGGGCTACACCGGCAGGTAAAGGTGTGATGGGGATTATTCCAGGAAGTATGACAGCTCCAGGGTTTTTGGTTAGGGGAAAAGGCGAAATGAGCGCAATCAATTCAGCATCACATGGTGCCGGACGTCAAATGAGCAGAACTAAAGCAATTCAATCGATTACCAAATCGGAGATGAAAGCGATTTTGAAAGATCATAACGTTACCTTAATCGGAGCAGGTTTAGATGAGGCGCCAATGGCCTATAAAGACATCAACAAAGTGATGGCAGCACAAACTGAACTGGTTGATGTAGTGGCCAAATTTGAACCAAAAATGGTGAGAATGGCTGATGATGGAAGCAGGGAAGATTAG
- a CDS encoding aspartate aminotransferase (product_source=KO:K00812; cath_funfam=3.40.640.10; cog=COG0436; ko=KO:K00812; pfam=PF00155; superfamily=53383) — protein MKVSVLASSLIGSEIIKIGNEVNEMKRKGASIANLTIGDFDANIYPIPTELKAGIVEAYNANQTNYPPADGVLPLRETVSELLKDRFGLEYNTNSILVSGGSRPLIYATYLALIDPGDTVVFPAPSWNNNHYSHLTSAKTIAVETDAAHNFMPTAAQLKPHLKGATLLALCSPLNPTGTMFDADSLAEICDAVLEENASRGADEKPLYMMYDQIYSLLTFGKAHVNPVSLRPAMRPFTVFVDGSSKCLAATGVRVGWGFGPEDIINRMKALVGHMGAWAPKAEQVAMSNYFNDKAQVDTFLTSFKGQIQDSLNALYNGFNELKAEGFNVDAVEPMGAIYLTIKIDYIGKTTEDGQLLKDSADVNFYLIKEAGAALVPFSAFGNEDSMPWFRASVGACTLQDIKDMLPRIKTALSKLK, from the coding sequence ATGAAAGTTTCAGTATTGGCCAGTTCATTAATTGGCTCAGAAATTATAAAAATCGGTAATGAAGTTAACGAAATGAAGCGCAAAGGTGCTTCGATCGCTAATTTAACCATAGGCGATTTTGACGCAAACATTTACCCGATCCCAACGGAACTAAAAGCCGGAATTGTAGAGGCGTACAATGCCAACCAAACCAATTACCCACCGGCTGATGGTGTTTTACCTTTAAGAGAAACGGTTTCGGAATTGTTAAAAGATAGATTTGGGTTGGAATACAACACCAACAGCATTTTAGTTTCTGGTGGTTCGCGTCCGTTAATTTATGCTACTTACCTGGCGTTGATCGATCCTGGAGATACTGTGGTTTTCCCTGCACCATCATGGAATAACAACCACTACTCACACTTAACTTCGGCCAAAACAATTGCAGTAGAAACCGATGCTGCACATAATTTTATGCCAACGGCAGCGCAATTAAAACCGCATTTAAAAGGGGCAACCTTATTGGCTTTGTGTTCGCCATTAAACCCAACCGGAACCATGTTTGATGCAGATTCCTTAGCTGAAATCTGCGATGCTGTTTTAGAAGAAAACGCTTCACGTGGAGCTGATGAAAAACCATTGTACATGATGTACGATCAGATTTATTCGCTTTTAACCTTCGGAAAAGCGCACGTAAACCCGGTTTCTTTACGCCCGGCAATGAGACCATTTACCGTTTTTGTTGATGGTAGCTCGAAATGTTTAGCTGCAACTGGTGTACGCGTTGGATGGGGTTTTGGTCCGGAGGATATTATCAATAGAATGAAAGCTTTGGTCGGTCATATGGGTGCCTGGGCGCCAAAAGCCGAGCAAGTGGCCATGTCTAATTATTTTAACGATAAAGCACAGGTTGATACTTTCTTAACCAGTTTTAAAGGCCAAATTCAAGATAGCTTAAATGCACTTTACAATGGCTTTAACGAATTAAAAGCTGAGGGTTTTAATGTTGATGCTGTTGAACCAATGGGTGCAATTTATCTAACCATTAAAATCGATTATATCGGGAAAACTACTGAAGATGGTCAGCTTTTAAAAGACAGTGCAGATGTGAATTTCTATCTGATCAAAGAAGCCGGAGCAGCTTTGGTGCCGTTCTCTGCTTTTGGAAATGAAGACAGTATGCCTTGGTTCAGGGCATCAGTTGGTGCTTGTACCTTGCAGGATATTAAAGATATGTTGCCAAGGATTAAAACCGCTTTGAGTAAATTGAAATAG